The following are encoded together in the Sphingomicrobium clamense genome:
- the rpsJ gene encoding 30S ribosomal protein S10, whose amino-acid sequence METQNIRIRLKAFDHRVLDQATGDIADTARRTGALIRGPIPLPTRIEKFTVNRGPHIDKKSREQFEVRTYKRLLDIVQPTPQTVDALMKLDLAAGVDVEIKLA is encoded by the coding sequence ATGGAAACGCAGAACATTCGCATTCGTCTCAAGGCTTTCGACCATCGTGTGCTCGATCAGGCTACAGGTGACATTGCAGATACGGCACGTCGTACCGGCGCGCTGATCCGTGGTCCTATTCCGCTGCCGACGCGCATCGAGAAGTTCACCGTGAACCGCGGCCCGCACATCGACAAGAAGTCGCGGGAGCAGTTCGAGGTCCGCACCTACAAGCGCCTGCTCGACATCGTGCAGCCGACGCCGCAGACGGTCGACGCGCTGATGAAGCTCGATCTCGCCGCAGGGGTGGACGTAGAGATCAAACTGGCCTAA
- the rplD gene encoding 50S ribosomal protein L4, producing the protein MKVKVQTLDAKAGGDLTLDKAVFGVEPREDILHRVVTWQLTNRRAPARPTRERSDVARTGKKWGRQKGGGTARHGDRAAPIFIGGGKAHGARARVFTSSLNKKVRALGLKMALSAKAKDGKLLVLDNLDMNGEAKTKELSAKLEKLGFGKTNLVIDGEALNVGFARASANLEGINLMPAMGANVYDILRHDTLVLTRAAVEQLEARFNG; encoded by the coding sequence ATGAAGGTCAAAGTTCAGACCCTCGACGCCAAGGCCGGTGGCGATCTCACGCTCGACAAAGCCGTGTTCGGCGTCGAACCGCGTGAAGACATCCTCCACCGTGTCGTGACCTGGCAGCTCACCAACCGTCGTGCGCCCGCGCGCCCGACCCGTGAGCGCTCGGACGTCGCCCGCACCGGTAAGAAGTGGGGCCGCCAGAAGGGTGGCGGTACCGCTCGTCACGGCGACCGCGCCGCCCCGATCTTCATCGGTGGTGGTAAGGCCCACGGTGCCCGCGCCCGCGTCTTCACCTCGAGCCTCAACAAGAAGGTTCGCGCCCTCGGCCTGAAAATGGCTCTTTCGGCCAAGGCCAAGGACGGCAAGCTGCTCGTGCTCGACAATCTCGACATGAACGGCGAAGCGAAGACCAAGGAACTGTCGGCCAAGCTCGAGAAGCTCGGTTTCGGCAAGACCAACCTGGTCATCGACGGCGAAGCGCTGAACGTCGGGTTCGCCCGAGCGTCGGCCAACCTCGAAGGCATCAACCTGATGCCGGCGATGGGCGCCAACGTTTACGACATCCTCCGCCACGACACGCTCGTCCTGACGCGCGCCGCGGTGGAACAGCTGGAGGCACGTTTCAATGGCTAA
- a CDS encoding 50S ribosomal protein L23 produces MAKAEKKAVENRHYDVVLAPHITEKSTMASEHNAVVFKVAGDASKPEIKEAVEALFGVEVTKVNTIVTKGKTKRWKGQPYRRSDEKKAIVTLKEGQTIDITSGV; encoded by the coding sequence ATGGCTAAGGCTGAGAAGAAAGCGGTAGAGAACCGCCACTACGACGTCGTCCTGGCGCCGCACATCACCGAGAAGTCGACCATGGCGTCGGAACATAATGCGGTGGTGTTCAAGGTTGCCGGCGATGCGTCGAAGCCCGAAATCAAGGAAGCGGTGGAAGCGCTGTTCGGCGTGGAAGTGACCAAGGTCAACACCATCGTGACCAAAGGCAAGACCAAGCGGTGGAAGGGCCAGCCCTACCGCCGTTCGGACGAGAAGAAAGCGATCGTCACCCTGAAAGAGGGCCAGACGATCGACATCACGAGCGGGGTCTAA
- the rplX gene encoding 50S ribosomal protein L24, whose product MATAKIKKGDTVVVLSGKDKGKSGSVTKVMPKEGKLIVEGVNIITRHKKPTQMDPNGGLEQREAPLYVSKVALADPKDGKPTRVRIEADKDGNKVRVATRSGEKIDG is encoded by the coding sequence ATGGCTACCGCGAAGATCAAGAAGGGTGACACCGTCGTCGTCCTGTCCGGCAAGGACAAGGGCAAGTCGGGCAGCGTCACCAAGGTGATGCCCAAGGAAGGCAAGCTGATCGTGGAAGGCGTGAACATCATCACGCGCCACAAGAAGCCGACCCAGATGGATCCCAATGGCGGTCTCGAGCAGCGTGAAGCCCCGCTTTACGTCTCGAAGGTCGCGCTGGCCGATCCCAAGGACGGCAAGCCGACCCGCGTGCGCATCGAAGCCGACAAGGACGGCAACAAGGTTCGCGTCGCGACGCGTTCCGGGGAGAAGATCGATGGCTAA
- the rpsS gene encoding 30S ribosomal protein S19: MARSVWKGPFVELSLLKKAEAAQEQSNAKPIKTWSRRSTILPQFVGLTFNVYNGKKFVPVSVSEEMVGMKLGEFAPTRFFPGHAADKKGKR; the protein is encoded by the coding sequence ATGGCTCGTTCCGTCTGGAAAGGACCCTTTGTCGAACTGTCGCTGCTGAAGAAGGCTGAAGCCGCTCAGGAGCAGTCGAATGCGAAGCCGATCAAGACCTGGTCGCGTCGCTCGACGATTTTGCCGCAGTTCGTGGGTCTCACGTTCAACGTCTACAACGGCAAGAAATTCGTGCCCGTCTCCGTCTCGGAAGAGATGGTCGGCATGAAGCTCGGTGAATTTGCGCCCACGCGCTTCTTCCCGGGCCACGCCGCCGACAAGAAGGGTAAGCGCTAA
- the rpsN gene encoding 30S ribosomal protein S14 produces MAKLSSVNKNEKRKKLVKQTAPKMAKLKAIANDKSLDETERLMARLKMAELPRNGNPTRVRNRCELTGRSRGYYRKFRLSRIMLRELANKGLIPGVTKSSW; encoded by the coding sequence ATGGCGAAACTGAGTTCCGTAAATAAGAACGAGAAGCGCAAGAAGCTGGTCAAGCAGACTGCGCCGAAGATGGCGAAGCTGAAGGCGATCGCGAACGACAAGTCGCTCGACGAAACCGAACGCCTGATGGCACGCCTGAAGATGGCCGAACTGCCGCGCAACGGGAATCCGACGCGCGTTCGTAACCGGTGCGAGCTCACCGGTCGCAGCCGCGGCTATTATCGCAAATTCCGTCTCTCGCGCATCATGCTCCGCGAACTGGCCAACAAAGGCCTGATTCCCGGCGTGACCAAGTCGAGCTGGTAA
- the rplV gene encoding 50S ribosomal protein L22 — MGKPKSPRKVGDKEAIATATMVRGSPRKLNLVAGLIRGRKVEEALNILKFSPKAMAEDAYKVLASAVANAENNHNLDVDALVVAEASVGKSITMKRFATRARGRSTRIEKPFSRLRVVVREQEEA; from the coding sequence ATGGGTAAGCCCAAATCGCCTCGCAAGGTCGGTGACAAGGAAGCGATCGCGACCGCCACGATGGTTCGTGGCAGCCCGCGCAAGCTGAACCTGGTTGCCGGTCTCATTCGCGGCCGCAAGGTCGAAGAAGCCCTGAACATCCTCAAGTTCTCGCCCAAGGCGATGGCCGAGGATGCCTACAAGGTGCTCGCTTCGGCGGTGGCAAATGCCGAGAACAACCACAACCTCGATGTCGACGCGCTCGTCGTGGCGGAAGCCTCGGTCGGCAAGTCGATCACCATGAAGCGTTTCGCGACCCGTGCGCGCGGCCGTTCGACCCGTATCGAAAAGCCGTTCAGCCGCCTGCGTGTCGTCGTGCGCGAGCAGGAAGAAGCCTAA
- the rplE gene encoding 50S ribosomal protein L5, whose amino-acid sequence MAKDYTPRLKKEYDDTIVKAMTEKFGYANKHEVPKIEKIVINMGVGEATQDKKKVQNAAAEMEKIAGQKPVITKAKKSIAQFKLREGMPIGAKVTLRRDRMFEFLDRLVTIALPRVRDFRGLNPKSFDGRGNYAMGIKEQIVFPEISYDDIDVVRGMDIIVTTTAKTDEEARELLRLFNFPFPAENKEAEAA is encoded by the coding sequence ATGGCTAAGGATTACACTCCGCGCCTGAAGAAAGAGTATGACGACACGATCGTGAAGGCGATGACCGAGAAGTTCGGTTACGCCAACAAGCACGAAGTGCCCAAGATCGAGAAGATCGTCATCAACATGGGCGTCGGCGAAGCGACCCAGGACAAGAAAAAGGTCCAGAACGCGGCTGCCGAAATGGAAAAGATTGCGGGCCAGAAGCCGGTGATCACGAAGGCGAAGAAGTCGATCGCGCAGTTCAAGCTGCGTGAAGGCATGCCGATCGGTGCGAAGGTGACCCTTCGTCGCGACCGCATGTTCGAATTCCTCGATCGCCTGGTGACCATCGCTCTCCCGCGCGTCCGCGACTTTCGTGGTCTCAACCCGAAGTCGTTCGACGGCCGTGGCAACTACGCCATGGGCATCAAGGAACAGATCGTCTTCCCCGAAATCAGCTACGACGACATCGACGTCGTGCGCGGGATGGACATCATCGTGACCACGACCGCAAAGACGGACGAGGAAGCGCGCGAACTGCTGCGCCTCTTCAACTTCCCGTTCCCCGCGGAAAACAAGGAAGCCGAAGCTGCTTAA
- the rplR gene encoding 50S ribosomal protein L18 — MAKLSLFDRRRRRVRSALKARSAGRPRLSVHRSGKHIYAQVIDDAMGKTIAAASTLDKDVKVKSGANVDAAAAVGKSVAAKAKKAGVDKVVFDRGGFLFHGRVKALADAARDEGLEF; from the coding sequence ATGGCTAAACTGTCCCTCTTCGATCGCCGCCGTCGTCGGGTTCGCTCGGCGCTCAAGGCGCGCTCCGCCGGTCGCCCGCGTTTGTCGGTCCACCGTTCGGGCAAGCATATCTATGCCCAGGTCATCGACGATGCGATGGGCAAGACCATCGCTGCTGCCTCGACCCTCGACAAGGACGTCAAGGTCAAGTCGGGCGCGAACGTCGATGCCGCTGCTGCCGTCGGCAAGTCGGTTGCCGCCAAGGCCAAGAAGGCCGGCGTCGACAAGGTTGTGTTCGACCGCGGTGGTTTCCTGTTCCATGGCCGCGTCAAGGCGCTGGCCGATGCCGCCCGTGATGAAGGGCTGGAGTTCTAA
- the rplP gene encoding 50S ribosomal protein L16 — MLQPKRTKFRKAFKGRIHGNAKGGTELNFGAYGLKALEPERITARQIEAARRAITRHMRRQGRLWIRVFPDVPVSKKPAEVRMGKGKGSPEFWVARVKPGRILFELDGIPGPLAKAAFERAAEKLPIKTKVVARLGEKLV; from the coding sequence ATGCTGCAACCGAAGCGCACCAAATTCCGTAAGGCCTTCAAGGGCCGCATCCACGGCAACGCCAAGGGTGGCACCGAGCTGAACTTCGGCGCCTACGGCCTCAAAGCCCTGGAGCCGGAGCGGATTACTGCCCGCCAGATCGAGGCGGCTCGCCGCGCGATCACGCGTCACATGCGCCGTCAGGGTCGCCTGTGGATCCGCGTGTTCCCGGACGTGCCCGTTTCGAAGAAGCCGGCCGAAGTCCGCATGGGTAAAGGTAAGGGTAGCCCCGAATTCTGGGTCGCCCGCGTCAAGCCCGGCCGCATCCTTTTCGAACTGGACGGTATTCCCGGCCCGCTCGCCAAGGCTGCTTTCGAACGTGCCGCTGAAAAGCTGCCGATCAAGACCAAGGTGGTCGCCCGCCTCGGCGAGAAGCTGGTTTAA
- the rpmC gene encoding 50S ribosomal protein L29: MNIADLKAKTDDQLAEELTALKKEQFNLRFQAATNQLEKPSRVREVRRTIAQIKTLQTERARAAAKA; the protein is encoded by the coding sequence ATGAACATCGCAGATCTCAAGGCCAAGACCGACGATCAGCTGGCCGAAGAACTGACGGCGCTGAAGAAGGAGCAGTTCAACCTGCGCTTCCAGGCCGCCACCAACCAGCTCGAGAAGCCGTCGCGAGTCCGCGAGGTGCGTCGCACCATCGCGCAGATCAAGACGCTGCAGACCGAGCGCGCCCGCGCCGCGGCGAAGGCGTAA
- the rpsQ gene encoding 30S ribosomal protein S17: protein MPKRILTGTVTSDKMNQTVTVLVERRVKHALYGKIIKRSKKYHAHDENNEFSVGETVRIEECKPISKTKSWTVLDRVSAAPAGAADAEA, encoded by the coding sequence ATGCCCAAACGCATCCTCACCGGGACGGTCACGTCCGACAAGATGAACCAGACGGTCACCGTGCTCGTCGAGCGTCGCGTCAAGCACGCGCTCTACGGCAAGATCATCAAGCGTTCGAAGAAGTATCACGCCCATGACGAGAACAACGAATTCTCGGTGGGTGAGACGGTTCGCATCGAAGAGTGCAAGCCGATTTCGAAAACCAAGAGCTGGACGGTCCTCGACCGCGTGAGCGCTGCACCTGCCGGTGCGGCCGACGCCGAGGCCTAA
- the rplB gene encoding 50S ribosomal protein L2, with product MALKAYKPTSPARRGLILVDRSQLYKGKPVKALVEGKKKTGGRNNKGHVTSRGIGGGHKQKYRKIDFKRRHWDVEGTVERIEYDPNRSAYIALVTYGDKDQAYIIAPQRLAPGDKVIAGEKVDVKPGNAMLIGQMPVGTIVHNVELKPGKGGQLARAAGTYVQVVGRDKGMVIVRLNSGETRYIRSDCMATVGAVSNPDNSNTTLAKAGRNRWRGKRPLTRGVAKNPVDHPHGGGEGRTSGGRHPVTPWGKPTKGARTRKNKATDKFIIRSRHAKKKG from the coding sequence ATGGCATTGAAAGCATATAAGCCGACGAGCCCGGCCCGCCGTGGCCTGATCCTCGTCGACCGGTCGCAGCTCTACAAGGGCAAGCCGGTCAAGGCGCTTGTCGAAGGCAAGAAGAAAACCGGCGGCCGCAACAACAAGGGCCACGTGACCTCGCGTGGCATCGGTGGCGGTCACAAGCAGAAGTATCGCAAGATCGACTTCAAGCGTCGTCACTGGGACGTCGAGGGCACGGTCGAGCGCATCGAGTACGACCCCAACCGGTCGGCCTACATCGCGCTCGTCACCTACGGCGACAAGGACCAGGCCTACATCATCGCTCCCCAGCGCCTTGCGCCGGGCGACAAGGTGATCGCGGGCGAAAAGGTCGACGTGAAGCCGGGTAACGCGATGCTGATCGGCCAGATGCCGGTCGGTACGATCGTCCACAACGTCGAGCTGAAGCCCGGCAAGGGCGGTCAGCTGGCCCGCGCGGCAGGCACGTACGTGCAGGTCGTCGGCCGCGACAAGGGCATGGTGATCGTTCGCCTGAACTCGGGCGAAACGCGCTACATCCGCTCGGACTGCATGGCCACGGTCGGTGCCGTCTCGAACCCGGACAACAGCAACACCACGCTCGCCAAGGCCGGCCGTAACCGCTGGCGCGGCAAGCGTCCGCTGACCCGTGGTGTCGCGAAGAACCCGGTCGATCACCCGCACGGTGGTGGTGAAGGCCGCACCTCGGGTGGCCGTCATCCGGTGACCCCGTGGGGCAAGCCGACCAAGGGTGCGCGCACTCGTAAGAACAAGGCGACGGATAAATTCATCATCCGCTCGCGTCACGCGAAGAAGAAGGGCTAA
- the rplC gene encoding 50S ribosomal protein L3, whose translation MRTGVIAKKMGMTRLFQADGRHVPVTVLSLEGNQVVGRRETDTDGYTAVALGAGTAKAKNVNKPQRAQYGKNEIEPKQKVVEFRVSEDALLDVGANITADHFIAGQMVDIQGVTQGKGFAGAMKRWGFGGLRATHGVSISHRSHGSTGNRQDPGRVFKNKKMAGHMGARNRTQQNLMIVRTDVERGLLFVKGSVPGSKGGWVIVEDAVKVPLPEGVPFPAAMRRNADEVATEEAPAGMIEEAAFEEAAPTPTQEEIDAAMAETEKNEAADADKADGDESKEG comes from the coding sequence ATGCGCACTGGCGTGATCGCGAAAAAGATGGGGATGACCCGCTTGTTCCAGGCAGACGGTCGGCATGTGCCGGTCACCGTCCTGTCGCTGGAAGGCAACCAGGTCGTCGGTCGTCGCGAAACTGATACTGACGGCTACACCGCCGTCGCCCTGGGTGCCGGCACGGCAAAGGCGAAAAACGTCAACAAGCCGCAGCGTGCCCAGTATGGCAAAAACGAAATCGAACCCAAGCAGAAGGTCGTCGAGTTCCGCGTCTCGGAAGATGCGCTGCTCGACGTCGGCGCGAACATCACCGCCGACCACTTCATCGCTGGCCAGATGGTCGATATCCAGGGCGTGACCCAGGGTAAGGGCTTTGCCGGCGCCATGAAGCGCTGGGGCTTCGGCGGTCTGCGCGCGACGCACGGCGTCTCGATCTCGCACCGCTCGCACGGTTCGACCGGTAACCGCCAGGATCCGGGCCGCGTCTTCAAGAACAAGAAGATGGCCGGTCACATGGGTGCCCGCAACCGCACCCAGCAGAACCTGATGATCGTCCGCACCGACGTCGAGCGCGGCCTTCTCTTCGTCAAGGGCTCGGTGCCCGGTTCGAAGGGTGGCTGGGTCATCGTCGAGGACGCGGTCAAGGTCCCGCTGCCCGAAGGCGTGCCGTTCCCGGCCGCGATGCGTCGCAATGCCGACGAGGTCGCCACGGAAGAAGCACCTGCGGGCATGATCGAAGAAGCAGCTTTCGAAGAAGCCGCGCCGACCCCGACTCAGGAAGAGATCGATGCGGCGATGGCTGAAACCGAAAAGAACGAAGCCGCCGACGCCGACAAGGCCGATGGCGACGAAAGCAAGGAAGGCTAA
- the rplF gene encoding 50S ribosomal protein L6, with the protein MSRIGKKPVALPQGVEAKVEGQTLSIKGPKGTLSMDMMDDLIKFDVSNDEVAVSMINPSQRSRQVWGMQRTLVQNLVDGVTEGYTKVLEINGVGYRAKVQGKKLNMQLGFSHDVDIDIPEGIEVKTPDATTVEVSGIDKQKVGHFAAEIRKWRKPEPYKGKGIKYRGEYIFRKEGKKK; encoded by the coding sequence ATGAGCCGTATCGGTAAAAAACCGGTGGCGCTGCCCCAGGGCGTGGAAGCGAAGGTCGAAGGCCAGACGCTCTCCATCAAGGGTCCCAAGGGCACGCTGTCGATGGACATGATGGACGATCTCATCAAGTTCGACGTGTCGAACGATGAAGTCGCGGTCAGCATGATCAACCCCTCACAGCGTTCGCGCCAGGTGTGGGGCATGCAGCGCACGCTCGTCCAGAACCTCGTCGACGGGGTCACCGAAGGCTACACCAAGGTCCTCGAGATCAACGGTGTCGGCTATCGCGCCAAGGTGCAGGGCAAGAAGCTCAACATGCAGCTCGGCTTCAGCCACGACGTCGATATCGACATCCCCGAAGGCATCGAGGTGAAGACCCCGGACGCCACCACGGTGGAAGTGTCGGGTATCGACAAGCAGAAGGTCGGCCATTTCGCTGCCGAAATCCGCAAGTGGCGCAAGCCGGAGCCCTACAAGGGCAAGGGCATCAAGTATCGCGGGGAATATATTTTCCGCAAGGAAGGCAAGAAGAAGTAA
- the rpsC gene encoding 30S ribosomal protein S3: MGHKSSPIGLRLQINRTWDSRWFAEGQDYGKQLLEDLKIRRYIMKTLPQAAISKVVIERPAKLCRISIYAARPGVIIGKKGADIEKLKKQLASMTDSEISLNIVEIRKPEIDARLVAQGVADQLERRVAFRRAMKRAVQSALRLGAEGIRITCSGRLGGAEIARTEWYREGRVPLHTLRGNVDYAEAQAHTAYGVCGVKCWVFKGEILGHDPLAQEKLMMDAQTSGVRPARDRR, translated from the coding sequence ATGGGTCATAAGAGTTCCCCCATCGGCCTGCGGCTGCAGATCAACCGCACCTGGGATTCGCGCTGGTTCGCGGAAGGCCAGGATTACGGCAAGCAGCTGCTCGAGGATCTCAAGATCCGCCGCTATATCATGAAGACGCTGCCGCAGGCGGCGATCTCGAAGGTGGTGATTGAGCGTCCGGCCAAGCTGTGCCGCATTTCGATCTACGCTGCCCGCCCCGGTGTCATCATCGGCAAGAAGGGCGCGGACATCGAGAAGCTGAAGAAGCAGCTCGCCTCGATGACCGACAGCGAGATCAGCCTGAACATCGTCGAAATCCGCAAGCCGGAAATCGACGCCCGCCTCGTCGCCCAGGGCGTGGCCGACCAGCTCGAGCGCCGCGTGGCATTCCGCCGTGCGATGAAGCGCGCGGTGCAGTCGGCGCTCCGTCTCGGTGCGGAAGGCATTCGTATCACCTGCTCGGGCCGTCTCGGCGGCGCGGAAATCGCGCGTACCGAGTGGTATCGCGAAGGTCGCGTTCCGCTGCACACGCTGCGCGGTAACGTCGATTACGCCGAAGCGCAGGCCCACACCGCCTACGGCGTGTGCGGCGTGAAGTGCTGGGTCTTCAAGGGCGAGATTCTCGGCCACGACCCGCTGGCGCAGGAAAAGCTGATGATGGATGCGCAGACTTCGGGCGTTCGCCCGGCGCGCGACCGTCGATAG
- the rplN gene encoding 50S ribosomal protein L14, which translates to MIQMQSTLDVADNSGAKKVQCIKVLGGSKRRFASVGDIIVVSVKEAAPRGKVKKGDVHRAVIVRTRKDIRRPDGSVIRFDGNAAVLVNKNEEPIGTRIFGPVVRELRAKKHMKIISLAPEVL; encoded by the coding sequence ATGATCCAGATGCAGTCGACCCTCGACGTGGCGGACAACTCGGGCGCCAAGAAAGTCCAGTGCATCAAGGTGCTGGGCGGCTCGAAGCGTCGTTTTGCCAGCGTCGGCGACATCATCGTGGTGTCGGTCAAGGAAGCTGCACCGCGCGGCAAGGTGAAGAAGGGTGACGTGCATCGCGCCGTCATCGTTCGCACCCGCAAGGACATTCGCCGCCCCGACGGGTCGGTGATCCGTTTCGACGGCAACGCCGCGGTGCTGGTCAACAAGAACGAAGAACCGATCGGTACCCGTATTTTCGGGCCGGTGGTTCGTGAACTGCGCGCGAAGAAGCACATGAAGATCATCTCGCTCGCTCCGGAGGTGCTGTAA
- the rpsH gene encoding 30S ribosomal protein S8, giving the protein MAMTDPLGDMLTRIRNGQQAKKDSILSPASKLRSRVLDVLQREGYIRGYSEEELSGQAGLRIDLKYFEGQPAIQHVARVSKPGRRVYSGSKELPRIRNGLGITIVSTPKGVLSDAEAREQNVGGEVLAEVF; this is encoded by the coding sequence ATGGCAATGACCGATCCCCTGGGTGATATGCTCACCCGCATCCGTAACGGCCAGCAGGCGAAGAAGGACTCGATCCTTTCGCCCGCTTCCAAGCTGCGTTCGCGCGTCCTCGACGTGCTGCAGCGTGAAGGCTACATCCGCGGCTATTCGGAAGAAGAGCTGTCGGGTCAGGCCGGTCTGCGGATCGATCTGAAATATTTCGAAGGCCAGCCGGCGATCCAGCATGTCGCGCGCGTGTCGAAGCCCGGCCGCCGCGTCTATTCGGGCTCCAAGGAGCTCCCGCGGATCCGCAACGGCCTCGGCATCACGATCGTCTCGACGCCCAAGGGCGTGCTGAGCGACGCCGAGGCGCGTGAGCAGAACGTCGGCGGCGAAGTGCTGGCGGAGGTGTTCTAA
- a CDS encoding HWE histidine kinase domain-containing protein — MQRISPFIDPAILEGILATALDAVIVSDAKGTIVEWNQHATITLGWERDDILGRTMESTIVPEHHRQSHVEGMTRLQQGEQARILNRRLELTARHRSGVEIPVEMAITEIGKSPDNLFIGFLRDITEQKKYEDALTRRAVEAELISTMSGAVANARSFESALTRSLDAILQLTGWPVGHAFIRPNPDPVLVPSGVWAARNANYRRLKAATEDSVFPIGIGMPGKILESGEPLWIEDISEYPEFKRQNHEFKSAFGFPLKSEGVVIAVLEFFANSETRPDEELLKTVKVLGEQLGLVVERKRQEDRQKLLVNELNHRVKNTIAIVQGIAHQTFEDDVPVEQGRETFIRRLDALASAHHLLISENWAKASITDIVTRALDGCGGSLERVRIKGRDFDVQSETAVSIALAIHELCTNAFKYGSLSVPAGRVEITWKLEKGDIPVFVFEWRELGGPPVKEPSKKGFGSRLLERGLAKSLGGRVELNFDPSGFCARFSAPLNRQDP; from the coding sequence ATGCAGCGTATTAGCCCCTTCATCGATCCTGCGATCTTGGAGGGAATACTTGCAACGGCATTAGATGCGGTGATCGTTTCCGATGCCAAGGGTACAATTGTTGAATGGAATCAGCACGCCACGATCACATTGGGCTGGGAACGTGACGACATCCTGGGCAGGACCATGGAAAGCACGATCGTGCCAGAACACCACAGGCAAAGCCATGTCGAGGGGATGACGAGGCTTCAGCAGGGAGAGCAGGCCCGCATTCTCAATCGGCGTCTCGAATTGACGGCACGTCATCGCTCAGGCGTGGAAATCCCGGTTGAAATGGCCATCACCGAAATCGGAAAAAGCCCTGACAATTTATTTATCGGTTTTCTGCGGGACATCACCGAACAAAAAAAATACGAGGACGCCCTCACCCGTCGTGCGGTCGAGGCTGAGCTAATCTCGACCATGTCCGGTGCTGTGGCCAACGCACGAAGTTTCGAAAGTGCTCTTACGCGTAGCCTTGACGCCATCCTTCAGTTGACCGGATGGCCAGTGGGTCATGCTTTTATTAGGCCTAATCCCGATCCGGTGCTTGTTCCTTCCGGGGTCTGGGCTGCTCGAAATGCCAACTACAGGCGATTGAAGGCTGCGACGGAAGATTCGGTGTTTCCGATTGGGATTGGAATGCCTGGGAAAATCCTCGAGTCTGGCGAACCGTTATGGATTGAAGACATTTCCGAATACCCTGAATTCAAGCGACAGAACCACGAGTTCAAGAGCGCCTTCGGCTTTCCGCTCAAGTCTGAAGGTGTCGTCATCGCGGTGCTCGAATTCTTTGCTAATTCCGAAACACGTCCGGATGAAGAGCTACTCAAGACGGTGAAAGTCCTTGGTGAGCAGCTTGGCTTGGTGGTTGAACGTAAACGACAGGAGGATCGCCAGAAATTGCTCGTGAACGAGCTCAATCATCGCGTGAAAAACACGATTGCGATCGTACAAGGCATTGCGCACCAGACGTTTGAAGATGACGTACCGGTCGAACAGGGCCGCGAGACATTTATACGGCGGCTAGATGCCCTCGCTTCTGCACATCATCTTCTGATCTCGGAAAATTGGGCCAAGGCATCGATTACCGACATCGTTACTCGCGCGCTCGATGGTTGCGGCGGCTCTCTCGAGCGGGTTCGGATCAAGGGCCGCGATTTCGATGTTCAGTCTGAGACCGCAGTTTCGATTGCGCTGGCGATCCACGAACTTTGTACCAATGCATTCAAATACGGCTCGCTTTCGGTTCCGGCAGGGCGTGTCGAAATTACATGGAAGCTGGAGAAGGGCGACATTCCAGTTTTCGTCTTCGAGTGGCGTGAACTTGGGGGGCCTCCCGTCAAAGAGCCGAGCAAAAAAGGCTTCGGCTCTCGCCTGTTGGAGCGAGGGTTGGCAAAGAGCCTAGGAGGACGGGTCGAGTTAAATTTCGATCCATCAGGGTTCTGTGCTCGCTTCTCTGCACCATTGAATCGGCAAGACCCGTGA